AAGGTGACCTAATTCTATTGTTGACATTTTCTATTTAACATAACATGTAATTTCTATGATTTGCAGTTGCTCACACGGTAACCTATACAAAACTTAAGCAATGTAATTCATACATAATTGAAGGTCAAGGTCACAAAATTAAGATCTTTATCTCTTAATTGATGCATCATCTAACAAAATAGCACtcataaattatttgtaattgctCATATCCAAAccttataacattttttttttataaattatcctTCCATATATCAATTGAATGTCAAGGTCACATAATTTAAGTGTGAACCTTCTTGACCATCATCAACAgaacaaatcaattgaaatatttcattgctcttatttttgttttttgttgttgcttagACATGTAAGATGACCTTTAACTTAAtattaaacatacaaacaaaatatattgaattAGAGATAACTAACATAATTGATACTTAAGACAAAATATGGATGACAGATAAAATGTTTAGTGTGATTTTCAACAACAAActtttatcccccccccccatctaaacacaaaataaaaatcagataatgtatatacattataatgAACATTTTATTGATTATATCATCTCTCATTATAATCATAAAACTTACAGCTGGTGCATTTGTATCTAGCTGGTAAACCTTCATTGATATAATATCATGATTATCTACAATCAAAATAgtattcatgtacatgtagttcattCATACTATAGTAAATGTCATCCTCATCAACAGAAAATTaccattttttaaaatgatagaAAAAATTCATAATCAATCATAAAACCAACAGAAATTTATTCCAAGTATATCatattatcaaatgaatataatgaATCTTAGAGAAGTAGTAAAACAATTGACTTTAATAAAGTCTATTACCTGTAACTTTTACCTGCCTGATAGCTTTAAATTGTCTCTGTTTAGATTGTATATGTATGATTGTCAACTCTCTGTTTAGATTGTATATGTATGATTGTCAACTCTCTGTTTAGTTTGTATAAGTATGATTGTCAACTCTCTGTTTAGATTGTATATGTATGATTGTCAACTCTCTGTTTAGATTGTATCTGTAGGATTGTCAACTCTCCATTTAgattgtacatgtatgattgtcAACTCTCAATTTAgattgtacatgtatgattgtcAACTCTCTGTTTAGATTGTATATGTATGAATGTAAAGAGAAAATGAGTACATTACTGCCTAGACTTTTGCTTACAGTTAATCAAGTACCGATCAGTACCTTTTCATACAATCTATATGTTGGTATAAGTCAATAAACACAACTGAAGGACCTGAACATAGACTAAACAGATCTTATTTGACTGCAACCATCTTATATAAACAACATTAAATTTATCTCACAGAATTAGTCAGAAAATAAACTGAAAGAATGAATGGACTTTAGACTGTAAAGTCTTTAAAAGCTGTTATATCAAAATGGCAATCTTAGTTCAAAAATTGATAGCTAGTGACatgtaataaattgttgaaataaacaaacatttatactTGTACAAGAGACATTGTACATATTAATTCATTGGAAGCTCAGCTGCCACTTTACATTCAAACTCTTACATGTGACCTGCATACATATACAGGTGAGAATCTTACCTGCTAGTTCACCTGTAGCTGCTGTGGCACCAAAGAAGTAACCTAAGGGTAATTTAACACCATGAACAGAAAAACATTCTTTCCAAGCATTTTTACCATCAACGTCTAATGAAACCTGAAAATACagaattatttataaaactaaTTAAATTAAAGTGTGTAATAAATCAGAGGCAAATACACAATATCATGATTATGTTGCTTTAAactgttttatcaaaataaaaatgtttacacatgacataaatatcaaagacaagaattcaaaaaaaatgtattgcctTTCAGTTGGGGTAAATTTCcagtacatgtatattcacaAACATTCAGGAACTATCATAAAGTTTGTAATTCTTTAACCTCCTCAAATCAACCTCCAACTGATCTTACAATGGTTTTTATCAGTAATTCTGACAAGCCTTCAAACTCCACATCATGCAtagaagattagttatatagatTTGAGTTTAAGTGATATTCCTTTTTTTTACTTCTAAAATCTTAAATCCTGTATAAATCAAACACTGACCTTAAGTTCATTATCTTGGTATCTGATTGCAATAAATGTATCATAatctttatttctaaatttagCTTCACATCCTGACACCATTGTATGTGTTCCATCTCTGTCATGATCATAATGTAAAGTTCCATTGTTAACCATCGCCGATATGTAGGGATGCTCATGCTGAAAAGAATAATTTAGAATAGGGAAAATATTTACCttcatacaatgtatattaaagTATGAAACCTAACAACAAACTTAGCTACATTGTTGTACTTATCTTTTAAGTCTTATAACTTTATGCTTCACAGACACTATAAAGCTGAGACTTCAAAATTGGCATCTTGAATATGTTTCTTCCTTTTATACAGGGTGCATGTATCTGTGTTTACCAAATGGCACAAATTAAGACAGATCTGATAATTTATCACTATTTTCGTGTAAATGCAAATAGCTTACATCACCTAACTTATTACCAAAATTactatctatttatttttatctcaAGAAGCATTATAGTTCATTGTAAAAGAGTTGtcacataataaaatattcttacaTTATGTGGTCCATTTTGATTGGCATATGTGTCTAGGTAAATAGCCAATCCAGTGTAAAAATCTCTATTTCCAAATACTGGGCctgtaaaataaaaaacacaaatattgaggCATGATTAAATGGATTGAGTAAAAAAACACACATACATCTTCTCTTTATTATTGTACATGAGTCTTGAAGATgttgaagttaaccaattttggtAATTTGAAGAAGTCAGCAATTTCAACATTTTGATAAAGATTGAAATTTTTTTTGCTGAAAATTACTGACTTGTCAtacttgtttttaaataaagagaGAAATCCATGAAACATACGAATTTTGACCTCTATGAGTGACGGCAAAAATAAGGTATTTATGTCTTAGTCATTATACAAAATGGAAGTATTCcggaaatatatttttcaaatttacaagGAACAACAGATcatttaaattaagttttttgattttcttttacattatattttcttattttttttcatttaacacTATTTTTTGGGGTGTACCAGAATATGATGTTTTAGATAATATTACCTAGTTGGTTTCTGTCTCTTGTATACCATATTGCAAATCCATCCCCAAATAAGTTTTTTCCTGAACCATGAACTTTGAACTGTACATGCAATTCCCAATTTTTTATATGACATGGCTGAAATAATAAATGACAGTACATTTGTAATAGTTAAATTTTGATGATTTATGAACATGAACAATTGCACTAGActttctgatattgtttaacatctcacctcttattttgttttattgattttgtatttacattgtgtcaaagatccaatttattttttcagtgtctgttcacttgtttgtgttaatatgtagtttgattgagttaagtcatttcAATGGATATTttttagtgtgtctttctatgttgtgatgtttcactattgtttcaggtaagggtgaaggttggtttcttattaaaactttaaaacctgctgcatttgtttgcactagTCCtgagtcaggaacctgatgttaagtggttgtcatttgttaatttggttcataagtgtgtttttttttatatatagattacaccattgattttcctgtttgaatgattttacacctgTAA
The window above is part of the Mytilus galloprovincialis chromosome 4, xbMytGall1.hap1.1, whole genome shotgun sequence genome. Proteins encoded here:
- the LOC143072007 gene encoding vesicular integral-membrane protein VIP36-like, yielding MAAFSWSAFIFVYLINFVQVLGEWNTEDYLKREHTLVKPYQGSGASMPLWDFVGSTLVTNNYVRLTSDHQSRQGGIWNTQPCHIKNWELHVQFKVHGSGKNLFGDGFAIWYTRDRNQLGPVFGNRDFYTGLAIYLDTYANQNGPHNHEHPYISAMVNNGTLHYDHDRDGTHTMVSGCEAKFRNKDYDTFIAIRYQDNELKVSLDVDGKNAWKECFSVHGVKLPLGYFFGATAATGELADNHDIISMKVYQLDTNAPAKYEPAAYSGLPSADNMEAPREHISDEKRGAGLSGWKLLAVIILAIIGLGVCAIVGFIIFNKNQDYSRKRFY